A region of the Prevotella melaninogenica genome:
CTGCTTCCTAAGTTTGCATTACCGAAAGAGACTGCCGTTGGTGTGCTAATGATGGCTGGATTGAGATAGCCGATGCCGGGTCTGTTGATGCTGGTATTATAGCTAAATTTCAGTGTCTGTCCATCACTAATCTTGTATTGTAGGCTTGCTGATGGTACCCAGTCATTGAGATTAGCATGGTAATCAGGGTTACTACCATCGGGATAGGATGCTTTCATGCGAGTAAACTCGTATCTCAATCCTGCACGAGCAGCCCATTTGCCAGCGGTGAAGATATATGAGAGGTAGGCAGCAGCCACTTGTGCGTTATGCTTAAATTTGCTTTCCATGTCAGGGGTAGTCCCTTGATAGTCCATTAATGACGTACTGTTGTTGTTACGAAGGATATATTTTGTTCCGCTTTCTAACTTATGGTGCTTTCCAAAGGGGCGTACATAGTCAATCTGGAAAGTATGTTCTGTGAAGCGTTCACGGGTGTTCTGGTCGTAACTTGTATAGCTGACAGGGAAGTTAACCATGTTGTTATACATCTGACGGAAGATGGTGTGTTGGCGTGTAGCTGCCAACATATAAGAAAACGTCAGGATTTCTCCATCTAAATGAGTCTTATGTTGATAATCCAAACGTCCTCCAATATTAAGATGAGAGTAGCCCGGAGTAGTCATATTATTGTCGAATTTGTAAATCAACTGGCTGTTCTTGTCCCATCGTTCATTCGTGCTTTGTGTGTTGGCATCAACTTTATAGCCAAGAAAATTGGTCGATGCGGTCAGCAAGTTGAGTGAGTCAATCTCGTAACTGGCACTGATATTACCGAAATGTATTGTTGCTGCAGTGCTGTTAGTCCCATATTCACGTTTTTGTTCGCCTGTCTTTACGTAGTCGTAGACCTCCTCTCTATTGTTTTCTGTTCGTTTTCTGCTTTGGTTCATGTAGTTATAATTGACGGTTGTCGTGAGCTTTCCCACCTTTGTTGTTAGATAAGTACCAAGCCTTGTAGAGCCATGAGTATCTACATCAGAGTTCACATTGCCTGATACTCCTTGTAGTTTAGTATTGCTCATCATGACGATGTTAAGGATAGCCGTGGTGCCTTCAGCATCATACTTGG
Encoded here:
- a CDS encoding outer membrane beta-barrel family protein, whose amino-acid sequence is MYNKLILLLTACLSTTALPAQNTTKTDSAKTQKLEEVVVAQRRQLIKNDIDKLTYDVQHDKTAQTKTTLEILKKIPLVTVDGQENIRVQGSTSFKVYRNGHPDPSLSGQNLKDILKAIPASTIKRIEVITDPGAKYDAEGTTAILNIVMMSNTKLQGVSGNVNSDVDTHGSTRLGTYLTTKVGKLTTTVNYNYMNQSRKRTENNREEVYDYVKTGEQKREYGTNSTAATIHFGNISASYEIDSLNLLTASTNFLGYKVDANTQSTNERWDKNSQLIYKFDNNMTTPGYSHLNIGGRLDYQHKTHLDGEILTFSYMLAATRQHTIFRQMYNNMVNFPVSYTSYDQNTRERFTEHTFQIDYVRPFGKHHKLESGTKYILRNNNSTSLMDYQGTTPDMESKFKHNAQVAAAYLSYIFTAGKWAARAGLRYEFTRMKASYPDGSNPDYHANLNDWVPSASLQYKISDGQTLKFSYNTSINRPGIGYLNPAIISTPTAVSFGNANLGSSRNQALQLAYMLVTSKLTLQLSPYYSFTNNGITNIIYEQNRKDVSTYQNVLKSKVFGISSYTEWTPFTGTSFTLNANIRYARITLPTPYIKNSGCGGGIYFNWEQKIPWELTLTTSIGGEYGNRVYDPYAIEGHWFYYDFTLTRRFFKDKLTVSLSANSPFSKERSSTYRIVRGDYTGYERSVMYPRYFNIGFSWSFGKLKASVKNAERSIKNDDLVGGEKK